One genomic window of Gallaecimonas sp. GXIMD4217 includes the following:
- a CDS encoding VOC family protein, which yields MLNALPGDLDAFLNRIFYLLAEADVCLLRRQVDHLCYHAESDRQYRRLKAELARDNKLLVEGLIGGRAIATFELAEPVTWHQLSIPLLELCAPKAGKASRVGYEHVEVVLSKDESLADFAARHAHLDLDCRHLHRARNAEVVLGFGTLRVKFHKESLAEVIEREIANGEVVPVPH from the coding sequence ATGCTGAACGCGCTGCCCGGCGACCTGGACGCCTTTCTCAACCGCATCTTCTACCTGCTGGCCGAGGCCGACGTCTGCCTGCTCAGGCGTCAGGTGGATCACCTCTGCTACCACGCCGAAAGCGACCGGCAGTACCGGCGGCTCAAGGCCGAGCTGGCCAGGGACAACAAGCTGCTGGTGGAGGGCCTGATCGGCGGCCGCGCCATTGCCACCTTCGAGCTGGCCGAACCCGTGACCTGGCACCAGCTCAGCATTCCCCTGCTGGAGCTGTGCGCCCCCAAGGCCGGCAAGGCGAGCCGGGTGGGCTACGAGCATGTGGAAGTGGTGCTGTCCAAGGACGAAAGCCTGGCGGACTTCGCGGCTCGCCATGCCCATCTGGATCTGGACTGCCGCCACCTGCACCGGGCGCGCAATGCCGAGGTGGTGCTCGGTTTCGGTACCCTCAGGGTCAAGTTCCACAAGGAAAGCCTGGCCGAGGTGATCGAGCGGGAGATCGCCAACGGCGAGGTGGTGCCTGTGCCTCACTGA
- a CDS encoding mechanosensitive ion channel domain-containing protein: MANWQESFKKLWEMPLYTSGETQIHLNQLAIAGLIVLVGMFLARRLTRLMGRRLGGHMTQSGAYAVERLASYFLYALVLLVALPFAGIPITIFAVLGGALAIGVGFGAQNLINNLISGLILLIERPIRIGDTVELEQATGLVEDIGNRCVRILRADGVHVLVPNSEFLERRVVNWTLVSSQVRGRVSVGVQYGTDVDKVRELMLQAAADNPGVEKAPAPEVLFEEFGDNALQFSLLFWAKAKTPMELRRIQSALRFVLDELLAEAGITIAFPQMDMHLDTARPLRVEISRTQGG, encoded by the coding sequence ATGGCCAACTGGCAGGAGAGTTTCAAGAAGCTGTGGGAGATGCCGCTGTACACCAGCGGCGAAACCCAGATCCACCTCAACCAGCTGGCCATCGCCGGCCTCATCGTGCTGGTGGGCATGTTCCTGGCAAGGCGCCTGACCCGGTTGATGGGCCGGCGCCTGGGTGGCCACATGACCCAGAGCGGGGCCTACGCCGTGGAGCGGCTGGCGTCCTATTTCCTCTATGCCCTGGTGCTGCTGGTGGCGCTGCCCTTTGCCGGCATTCCCATCACCATCTTCGCGGTGCTGGGCGGCGCCCTGGCCATAGGCGTCGGTTTCGGGGCCCAGAACCTGATCAACAACCTGATCTCGGGGCTGATCCTGCTTATCGAGCGTCCCATCCGCATCGGCGATACCGTGGAGCTGGAGCAGGCCACCGGCCTGGTGGAGGACATCGGCAACCGCTGCGTGCGTATCCTGCGGGCCGATGGCGTTCATGTGCTGGTGCCCAACTCGGAATTCCTGGAAAGGCGGGTGGTGAACTGGACCCTGGTGTCGTCCCAGGTGCGGGGCCGGGTCAGTGTCGGGGTCCAGTATGGCACCGACGTGGACAAGGTACGGGAGCTGATGCTGCAGGCCGCCGCCGATAATCCCGGCGTGGAAAAGGCGCCGGCGCCCGAGGTGCTGTTCGAGGAATTCGGCGACAACGCCCTGCAGTTCAGCCTGCTGTTCTGGGCCAAGGCCAAGACCCCCATGGAGCTCAGGCGGATACAGTCGGCACTGCGTTTCGTGCTGGACGAGCTGCTGGCCGAGGCCGGCATCACCATTGCCTTCCCGCAGATGGACATGCACCTGGATACGGCCAGGCCGCTCCGGGTGGAGATAAGCCGGACACAGGGCGGCTGA
- a CDS encoding DUF924 family protein: MDAQQEILDFWFGELDDQGMAGKAAARRWYQFDPGFDLEIKTLFEPLLRDAIAGELEHWRDSPRGRLALVLLLDQFSRQIWRGTPRAFAQDELAQALVEEGLSLGQDDELALDEKRFFYMPLMHAENLALQELSVQCVERLLAGCTSEAAREAVNNSLHFAREHRDIIARFGRFPHRNRILGRQSSPQEQAYLAGNGQSYGQG, translated from the coding sequence ATGGACGCACAACAAGAAATACTGGACTTCTGGTTCGGGGAACTGGATGACCAGGGCATGGCCGGCAAGGCCGCCGCCCGGCGCTGGTACCAGTTCGATCCCGGGTTCGACCTGGAAATCAAGACGCTGTTCGAGCCCCTGCTGCGCGACGCCATCGCCGGCGAGCTGGAGCACTGGCGGGACAGTCCCAGGGGGCGGCTGGCGCTGGTGCTGCTGCTGGATCAGTTCAGCCGCCAGATCTGGCGGGGCACGCCCAGGGCCTTTGCCCAGGACGAGCTGGCCCAGGCCCTGGTGGAGGAAGGGCTGAGCCTGGGCCAGGATGACGAACTGGCCCTGGACGAAAAGCGCTTCTTCTACATGCCGCTGATGCACGCCGAGAACCTGGCCCTGCAGGAGCTGAGCGTGCAATGTGTCGAACGCCTGCTGGCCGGCTGCACCAGCGAGGCGGCCAGGGAGGCGGTGAACAATTCGCTGCACTTTGCCAGGGAGCACCGGGACATCATTGCCCGTTTCGGCCGCTTCCCGCACCGCAACCGCATACTGGGCCGCCAGAGCAGCCCCCAGGAGCAGGCCTACCTGGCCGGCAACGGCCAGAGCTACGGCCAAGGCTGA
- a CDS encoding pirin family protein: protein MTQQQERALRAIVRGQPTSDGAGVKLKRLIGTHGVSELDPFLLLDEFSSAQADDYLAGFPDHPHRGFETVTYMLNGRMRHRDNQGNEGLLASGDVQWMTAGRGIIHSEMPEQEEGLMRGFQLWVNLPAAEKMKAPRYQDIKAAEIPVVTGEDGSRIKVIAGRYGEITGPVDGVSLAPLYLDIELAPGASLSVPVPLGHNALVNVFEGALHLAGEEVAAGNMAILEDGDVVTLDAGAEGGRALLIAGRPLNEPVVRYGPFVMNSQEEINQAIRDYQLGRF from the coding sequence ATGACTCAGCAGCAAGAGCGCGCCCTGCGCGCCATAGTCCGGGGCCAACCCACCAGCGACGGCGCCGGCGTCAAGCTCAAGCGCCTGATCGGCACCCATGGCGTGTCCGAGCTGGATCCCTTCCTGCTCCTGGACGAGTTCAGCTCGGCCCAGGCCGACGACTACCTGGCCGGCTTCCCGGATCATCCCCACCGGGGCTTCGAAACCGTCACCTACATGCTCAACGGCCGCATGCGCCACCGCGACAACCAGGGCAACGAGGGCCTGCTGGCGTCCGGCGACGTGCAGTGGATGACCGCCGGCCGCGGCATCATCCACTCGGAGATGCCCGAGCAGGAGGAGGGCCTGATGCGCGGCTTCCAGCTGTGGGTGAACCTGCCGGCGGCCGAGAAGATGAAGGCGCCCCGCTACCAGGACATCAAGGCCGCCGAGATCCCTGTGGTGACCGGCGAGGACGGCAGCCGCATCAAGGTCATCGCCGGCCGCTATGGCGAGATCACGGGCCCGGTGGACGGCGTTTCCCTGGCGCCCCTGTACCTGGACATCGAGCTGGCGCCGGGCGCCTCCCTGAGCGTGCCGGTGCCACTGGGCCACAACGCCCTGGTCAATGTCTTCGAAGGCGCCCTGCACCTGGCCGGTGAAGAAGTGGCCGCGGGCAACATGGCCATACTGGAGGACGGCGACGTCGTCACCCTTGACGCCGGGGCGGAAGGTGGCCGGGCCCTGCTCATTGCCGGGCGGCCCCTGAACGAGCCCGTGGTGCGCTACGGCCCCTTCGTGATGAACAGTCAGGAGGAGATCAACCAGGCCATACGCGACTACCAGCTGGGCCGGTTCTGA
- a CDS encoding pirin family protein, with the protein MSELLAPQLLDCPHHQNCPEQQSLPLRATTLGGGLTIARALPHRDRRLIGPWCFLDHMGPALSTGPRTINVGPHPHIGLQTVTWLFEGAIRHRDSLGNDLEIRPGQLNLMTAGRGIVHSEQSTSPAGAILHGAQLWLALPEAERHQPPRFEHIESLPQRREGAARIHCFAGRLGELQSQARCHWPLVGAEIQASDKTTLTLPLDGGFEHGLLLIDGQCHHPGGQLDKAELLYLGPGLTELPLALAAGSRLLLIGGIPFEEDVVIWWNFVARSQAEIVQARDDWQQGRLGDLPGHDGPPLAAPPLTGRVKGGR; encoded by the coding sequence ATGAGCGAACTCCTTGCCCCCCAGTTGCTGGACTGTCCCCACCACCAGAACTGCCCCGAACAGCAGTCGCTGCCCCTGCGTGCCACCACCCTGGGCGGCGGCCTGACCATAGCCCGGGCCCTGCCGCACCGTGACAGGCGGCTGATCGGCCCCTGGTGTTTCCTGGATCATATGGGACCCGCCCTCTCGACGGGTCCCAGGACCATCAATGTCGGCCCCCATCCCCATATCGGCCTGCAGACGGTGACCTGGCTGTTCGAGGGCGCCATCCGCCACCGGGACAGCCTGGGCAACGACCTGGAGATCCGGCCCGGCCAGCTCAACCTGATGACGGCGGGCAGGGGCATCGTCCACTCGGAGCAAAGCACCAGCCCGGCCGGCGCGATCCTGCACGGCGCCCAGCTGTGGCTGGCCCTGCCGGAGGCCGAACGCCACCAGCCGCCGCGCTTCGAGCACATCGAGTCCCTGCCCCAGCGCCGGGAGGGAGCGGCACGGATCCACTGCTTTGCCGGCCGCCTCGGCGAGCTGCAGTCCCAAGCCCGCTGCCACTGGCCCCTGGTGGGCGCCGAGATCCAGGCCAGTGACAAGACCACCCTGACCCTGCCCCTGGACGGCGGCTTCGAGCACGGCCTGCTGCTCATCGACGGCCAGTGCCACCACCCCGGCGGTCAGCTCGACAAGGCGGAACTGCTGTACCTGGGCCCGGGCCTTACCGAGCTGCCCCTGGCCCTGGCGGCCGGCAGCCGGCTGCTGCTGATCGGCGGTATTCCCTTCGAGGAGGATGTGGTGATCTGGTGGAACTTCGTGGCTCGCAGCCAGGCCGAGATCGTCCAGGCCAGGGACGACTGGCAGCAGGGCCGCCTCGGCGACCTGCCCGGCCATGACGGCCCTCCCCTGGCGGCCCCGCCCTTGACGGGCCGGGTCAAGGGCGGCCGCTAA
- a CDS encoding alkene reductase yields the protein MSTDSLFQPYALNDTLTLKNRIAMAPLTRCMAGPGLVPTAEMAAYYGRRADAGLIISEATIIRPDGQGYPNTPGLFSREQLDGWKQVTAAVHEQGGLIFNQLWHVGRLAHPHFTGTEPVAPSALAHEGTVPRMRELTYQVPRPLTVEEIRELVDDYAKAAGNAIEAGFDGVEIHGANGYLIDQFLHHASNIRDDAYGGSPQNMARFALEVVDAVIAEIGADRVGLRLSPGAYVHIEGDARDRQVFDHLLAELEKRNLAYLHLGIFDDGLTFDYLDGRASDYLRRHYRGSLMGVGGLSPETAAEAINDGRFDLAAIGRPFIANPDYVTRVQRQAPLVRYDESMLAELV from the coding sequence ATGAGCACCGACAGCCTGTTCCAGCCCTATGCCCTGAACGACACCCTGACCCTGAAAAACCGCATCGCCATGGCCCCCCTGACCCGCTGCATGGCCGGCCCCGGCCTGGTGCCGACGGCCGAGATGGCCGCCTATTACGGCCGCCGCGCCGACGCCGGTCTGATCATCTCCGAGGCCACCATCATCCGCCCGGACGGCCAGGGCTACCCCAACACCCCTGGCCTGTTCAGCCGCGAGCAGCTCGACGGTTGGAAACAGGTGACCGCGGCCGTACACGAGCAGGGCGGCCTGATCTTCAACCAGCTCTGGCACGTGGGCCGCCTGGCCCATCCCCACTTCACCGGCACCGAGCCTGTGGCGCCCTCGGCCCTGGCCCATGAGGGCACTGTGCCGCGCATGCGCGAGCTGACCTACCAGGTGCCCCGGCCCCTGACCGTGGAGGAGATCCGCGAGCTGGTGGACGACTATGCCAAGGCTGCCGGCAACGCCATCGAGGCCGGCTTCGACGGCGTCGAGATCCACGGTGCCAACGGTTATCTCATCGACCAGTTCCTGCACCATGCCAGCAACATCCGTGACGACGCCTATGGCGGCAGCCCGCAGAACATGGCCCGCTTCGCCCTGGAGGTGGTGGACGCGGTCATCGCCGAGATCGGCGCCGACCGGGTCGGCCTGCGCCTGTCCCCCGGCGCCTATGTGCATATCGAAGGCGACGCCCGCGACCGCCAGGTGTTCGACCACCTGCTGGCCGAGCTGGAAAAGCGCAACCTGGCCTACCTGCACCTGGGCATCTTCGACGACGGCCTGACCTTCGACTACCTGGATGGCCGTGCCAGCGACTACCTGCGCCGCCATTACCGGGGCAGCCTGATGGGCGTCGGCGGCCTGAGCCCGGAGACGGCCGCCGAGGCCATCAACGACGGCCGCTTCGATCTGGCCGCCATAGGCCGCCCCTTCATCGCCAACCCGGACTATGTCACCAGGGTGCAGCGCCAGGCGCCGCTGGTCCGCTACGACGAGTCCATGCTGGCCGAACTGGTCTGA
- the sbcD gene encoding exonuclease subunit SbcD: MRIIHTSDWHLGQHFMGKSRAAEHKAFLDWLLEQVAEHRVDAVIVAGDVFDTGAPPSYARELYNQFIVQMQAQGARLVILGGNHDSVATLGESRELLACLNTQVIPGGLSGPEQHLIELEDRQGQPGALLCAIPFLRARDLLASEAGQSGQDKQAALTQAIADRYRAVFELAQARNKASQNKLPILATGHLTTVGARSSESVRDIYIGTLDAFPASAFPEADYIALGHLHKAQKVAGSEHIRYCGSPIPLSFDEAGQQKQVLLVAFDQGALQSVSALAVPLFQPLASLKGELEALGEQIRALPPGSWLEVEVTGQDYLSDLQARVQALCEGIEVELLRVRRSRSGERQLAAEAKETLADLNPTEVFERRLAAEQLEPALAGELRSRFSTVLSELENDA; encoded by the coding sequence ATGCGCATCATACATACCTCGGATTGGCATCTGGGCCAGCATTTCATGGGCAAGAGCCGGGCGGCCGAACACAAGGCCTTCCTGGACTGGCTGCTGGAGCAGGTGGCCGAACACCGGGTCGACGCCGTCATTGTCGCCGGTGATGTTTTCGATACCGGCGCACCGCCAAGCTATGCCCGGGAACTCTACAACCAGTTTATCGTGCAAATGCAGGCCCAGGGGGCACGCCTGGTGATCCTGGGCGGCAACCATGACTCCGTGGCCACCCTGGGCGAGTCCAGGGAGCTGCTGGCCTGCCTGAACACCCAGGTGATCCCGGGCGGCCTCAGCGGCCCGGAGCAGCACCTGATCGAACTTGAGGATCGCCAGGGCCAGCCCGGGGCCCTGCTCTGCGCCATTCCCTTCCTGCGGGCCCGGGATCTGCTGGCCAGCGAAGCCGGCCAGAGCGGCCAGGACAAGCAGGCGGCCCTGACCCAGGCCATTGCCGACCGGTACCGGGCCGTCTTTGAACTGGCCCAGGCCAGGAACAAGGCCAGCCAGAACAAGCTGCCGATCCTGGCCACCGGCCACCTGACCACCGTCGGTGCCCGCAGTTCGGAGTCGGTGCGCGACATCTACATCGGCACCCTGGACGCCTTCCCGGCCTCGGCCTTCCCCGAGGCGGACTACATCGCCCTCGGCCACCTGCACAAGGCCCAGAAGGTGGCCGGCAGCGAGCACATCCGCTACTGCGGCTCGCCCATACCGCTCAGCTTCGACGAGGCCGGGCAGCAGAAACAGGTACTGCTGGTGGCGTTCGACCAGGGCGCCCTGCAGTCGGTCAGTGCCCTGGCGGTGCCGCTGTTCCAGCCATTGGCCAGCCTCAAGGGCGAGCTGGAGGCGCTGGGAGAGCAGATCCGCGCCCTGCCGCCGGGCAGCTGGCTGGAGGTGGAGGTGACCGGCCAGGACTACCTCAGCGATCTCCAGGCCAGGGTGCAGGCGCTCTGCGAAGGTATCGAGGTGGAGCTGCTGCGGGTGCGCCGCAGCCGCAGCGGCGAGCGCCAGCTGGCCGCCGAGGCAAAGGAAACCCTGGCTGACCTGAACCCCACCGAGGTGTTCGAGCGCCGCCTGGCGGCCGAGCAGCTGGAGCCGGCCCTGGCCGGCGAACTCAGGAGCCGATTCAGCACCGTGCTGTCCGAGCTGGAGAACGACGCATGA
- a CDS encoding DUF4399 domain-containing protein, giving the protein MKKLLTAALLASPLALAATPAPEQASVYFISPQDGAVVDQSFTIKFGLKGMGVAPAGIDKANTGHHHLLIDLDELPDMSMPLPASDHVKHFGGGQTETTLTLPPGKHSLQLLLGDHLHRPHHKPVLSEKITITVK; this is encoded by the coding sequence ATGAAGAAGCTGTTGACCGCCGCCCTGCTGGCCAGCCCCCTGGCCCTGGCCGCCACCCCGGCCCCCGAACAGGCCAGCGTCTATTTCATCAGCCCCCAGGACGGCGCCGTCGTCGACCAGAGCTTCACCATCAAGTTCGGCCTCAAGGGCATGGGCGTGGCCCCGGCCGGCATCGACAAGGCCAATACCGGCCACCACCACCTGCTCATCGACCTGGACGAGCTGCCGGACATGTCCATGCCGCTGCCGGCCAGCGACCATGTCAAGCACTTTGGCGGCGGCCAGACCGAAACCACCCTGACCCTGCCGCCGGGCAAGCACAGCCTGCAGCTGCTGCTGGGTGACCATCTGCACAGGCCCCACCACAAGCCGGTGCTGTCAGAGAAGATCACCATCACCGTGAAATGA
- a CDS encoding AAA family ATPase, producing the protein MKILSLRLKNINSLKGEWKLDFTQPPFDGSGLFAITGPTGAGKTTLLDAICLALYHQTPRLSVSPTANELMTRHTGDSLAEVEFEVKGQGYRAFWSQRRARGRADGKLQPPTVELARLDGEILADKVKDKLGLVAELTGLDFERFTKSMLLAQGGFAAFLNANANDRAELLEELTGTEIYGRISELVFEHSRAARQQLEQQQARIEGVQVLAEPERQELSERLQALTEQEAQAQAGQQRLQEQKIWLDGLARARERRTRAESQRQQAGQALAEQQPELDRLAASQPAESLRHPFERCQEQRQAQNQAQAQLSELEEQQQQAWRQRFASQWAASRLAMADREAAQQARQQHQQRLKDLQEQLAQRQGEARLGEQLPLWRERFHQRERLVLNQAKTSKEIGALRRKLEALALEEKHKGLEKRELLKEVQSRREHYDALHQRLDKLLVGRDEQELRAQWQQLQETQSELAEFKGLLARLQEIQQERQEQEQRLDRQQHECRQQQQQLQQLRDQYRQLGSHLEDLDRLVEQERQINELKAHRERLQPGEPCPLCGAKEHPAVSQYQQIQLTETERRRQQLKEQQAQCLADGQAQGELVSRLEAQLESTRERLARLAEQASPLEQQWRAHCRSLSLSDELDQARLEEELSSRLVQHQQLVRVIGQLDQIRDEIQQSLLELRDGKHRLAELEGQQRFFDDKRQDLVEQERVQETRSRELADELAALDQGLADELAAQGETLPNPDDFHAWLQQRQARWNDYQELQKQLQALEKQGPELNAALEGATARAGQLADELAMLESRLPLAPAVLDEIRAAPVEGELEACLQAANEARTRLDTLAGEHKRLQQLCREQADKCRQAEQDWQQALADSPFADDAAFQAALLDKAERNRLETLKHSLDKAVQEAEVLLAQAREQLAELEAEPKTELDGPQLEAALASLGAELKALAEQQGQIREQLRSDEERRQGREALLAELEALRRDADLWAHLASLIGSADGAKFRRFAQGLTLDHLIYLANQRLAQLHGRYQLGRKAGETLELEVMDTWQGDVVRDTKTLSGGESFLVSLALALALSDLVSHKTSIDSLFLDEGFGTLDAETLDTALDALDTLNASGKMVGVISHVEALKERIPVQIQVEKQTGLGISRLDGRYRIAG; encoded by the coding sequence ATGAAGATCCTCAGCCTGCGCCTGAAGAACATCAATTCCCTGAAGGGGGAGTGGAAGCTGGATTTCACCCAGCCCCCCTTCGACGGCAGCGGCCTGTTCGCCATCACCGGTCCCACCGGGGCCGGCAAGACCACCCTGCTGGACGCCATCTGCCTGGCCCTGTACCACCAGACCCCCAGGCTCAGCGTCTCACCCACCGCCAACGAGCTGATGACCCGCCACACCGGCGACAGCCTGGCGGAGGTGGAGTTCGAGGTGAAGGGCCAGGGCTACCGGGCTTTCTGGAGCCAGCGCCGGGCCCGGGGCCGGGCCGACGGCAAGCTGCAGCCGCCCACGGTGGAGCTGGCCCGCCTGGATGGCGAGATCCTGGCCGACAAGGTCAAGGACAAGCTGGGCCTGGTGGCGGAACTCACCGGCCTGGATTTCGAGCGCTTCACCAAGTCCATGCTGCTGGCCCAGGGCGGCTTCGCCGCCTTCCTCAACGCCAACGCCAACGACAGGGCCGAGCTGCTGGAGGAGCTGACCGGCACCGAGATCTACGGCCGCATCTCCGAGCTGGTATTCGAGCACAGCCGTGCCGCCCGGCAGCAGCTGGAGCAGCAGCAGGCCAGGATAGAGGGCGTACAGGTGTTGGCCGAGCCGGAGCGCCAGGAACTTTCCGAGCGCTTGCAGGCCCTGACCGAGCAGGAGGCCCAGGCCCAGGCCGGGCAGCAGCGCCTGCAGGAGCAGAAGATCTGGCTGGACGGCCTGGCCCGGGCCAGGGAGCGCCGCACCCGGGCCGAGAGCCAGCGGCAACAGGCCGGCCAGGCCCTGGCCGAACAGCAGCCGGAGCTTGACCGGCTGGCGGCCAGCCAGCCGGCCGAGAGCCTGCGCCACCCCTTCGAACGCTGCCAGGAGCAGCGCCAGGCCCAGAATCAGGCCCAGGCCCAGCTGAGCGAGCTGGAAGAGCAGCAGCAGCAGGCCTGGCGGCAGCGCTTTGCCAGCCAATGGGCGGCGAGCCGGCTGGCCATGGCGGACCGGGAGGCCGCCCAGCAGGCCAGGCAGCAGCACCAGCAGCGACTTAAGGACCTCCAGGAGCAGTTGGCGCAGCGCCAGGGCGAGGCCAGGCTGGGAGAGCAGCTGCCGCTGTGGCGGGAGCGCTTCCACCAGCGGGAACGGTTGGTGCTCAACCAGGCCAAGACCAGCAAAGAGATCGGCGCCCTCAGGCGCAAGCTGGAGGCGCTGGCCCTGGAGGAAAAGCACAAGGGCCTGGAAAAGCGCGAACTGCTCAAGGAGGTGCAGAGCCGCCGCGAACACTACGACGCCCTGCACCAGCGCCTGGACAAGCTGCTGGTGGGGCGTGACGAGCAGGAGCTCAGGGCCCAGTGGCAACAGCTGCAGGAGACCCAGAGCGAGCTGGCCGAGTTCAAGGGGCTGCTGGCCAGGCTCCAGGAGATCCAGCAGGAACGCCAGGAGCAGGAACAGCGCCTGGATCGGCAGCAGCACGAGTGCCGGCAGCAACAACAGCAGCTGCAGCAGCTGCGGGACCAGTACCGGCAACTGGGCAGCCACCTGGAGGATCTGGACCGGCTCGTCGAGCAGGAACGGCAGATCAACGAACTCAAGGCCCACCGGGAGCGACTGCAGCCCGGTGAGCCCTGTCCCCTCTGTGGCGCCAAGGAGCATCCCGCGGTCAGCCAGTACCAGCAGATCCAGCTCACCGAAACCGAACGGCGCCGCCAACAGCTGAAGGAGCAGCAGGCCCAATGCCTGGCCGATGGCCAGGCCCAGGGCGAACTGGTATCCCGGCTGGAGGCGCAGCTGGAATCGACCCGGGAACGCCTGGCGCGTCTGGCGGAGCAGGCCAGCCCCCTGGAGCAGCAATGGCGGGCCCATTGCCGTTCGCTGTCCCTGTCCGACGAGCTGGACCAGGCCAGGCTGGAGGAAGAGCTGAGCAGCCGCCTGGTCCAGCACCAGCAGCTGGTCAGGGTGATAGGCCAGCTCGACCAGATCCGCGACGAGATCCAGCAATCCCTGCTGGAGCTCAGGGATGGCAAGCACCGCCTTGCCGAGCTGGAAGGGCAGCAGCGCTTTTTCGACGACAAGCGCCAGGATCTGGTGGAGCAGGAGCGGGTCCAGGAGACGCGCAGCCGGGAGCTGGCCGACGAGCTGGCCGCCCTGGATCAGGGCCTGGCCGACGAGCTGGCGGCCCAGGGCGAGACCCTGCCCAACCCGGACGATTTCCATGCCTGGTTGCAGCAGCGCCAGGCCAGGTGGAACGACTACCAGGAACTGCAGAAGCAGCTGCAGGCGCTGGAAAAGCAGGGCCCGGAACTGAACGCGGCGCTGGAAGGCGCCACGGCCAGGGCAGGGCAACTGGCCGACGAGCTGGCGATGCTGGAAAGCCGGCTGCCCCTGGCGCCGGCGGTGCTGGACGAGATCAGGGCCGCGCCGGTCGAGGGCGAGCTGGAGGCCTGCCTCCAGGCCGCCAACGAGGCCAGGACCCGGCTGGATACCCTGGCCGGCGAGCACAAGCGCCTGCAGCAGCTTTGTCGGGAGCAGGCCGACAAGTGCCGCCAGGCCGAACAGGACTGGCAACAGGCCCTGGCCGACAGCCCCTTTGCCGATGACGCCGCCTTCCAGGCCGCGCTGCTGGACAAGGCGGAGCGGAACCGGCTGGAGACCCTCAAGCACAGCCTGGACAAGGCCGTGCAGGAGGCCGAAGTACTGCTGGCCCAGGCCAGGGAGCAGCTGGCCGAGCTGGAGGCCGAGCCCAAGACCGAACTCGACGGGCCGCAGCTCGAGGCCGCCCTGGCCAGCCTGGGCGCCGAGCTCAAGGCGCTGGCGGAGCAGCAGGGCCAGATCCGGGAGCAGCTGCGCAGCGACGAGGAGCGCCGCCAGGGCCGCGAGGCTCTGCTGGCGGAGCTGGAGGCCCTTCGCCGCGACGCCGATCTCTGGGCGCACCTGGCCAGCCTGATCGGCTCGGCGGACGGCGCCAAGTTCCGCCGCTTCGCCCAGGGCCTGACCCTGGATCACCTGATCTACCTGGCCAACCAGCGCCTGGCTCAGCTCCACGGCCGCTACCAGCTGGGCCGCAAGGCCGGCGAGACCCTGGAGCTGGAGGTGATGGACACCTGGCAGGGCGATGTGGTGCGCGACACCAAGACCCTCAGCGGCGGCGAAAGCTTCCTGGTCAGCCTGGCCCTGGCCCTGGCGTTGTCGGATCTGGTCTCCCACAAGACCAGCATCGATTCGCTGTTCCTGGATGAGGGCTTCGGCACCCTGGATGCCGAGACCCTGGACACGGCCCTGGACGCCCTGGATACCCTCAATGCCTCCGGCAAGATGGTGGGGGTGATCAGCCACGTGGAAGCGCTCAAGGAGCGGATCCCGGTGCAGATCCAGGTGGAAAAGCAGACCGGCCTTGGGATCAGCCGCCTCGACGGCCGTTACCGGATCGCCGGTTGA
- a CDS encoding TetR/AcrR family transcriptional regulator: MRTASFDRDQVLTQAMQAFRLKGFNATTMADITRATGLHPGSLYGAFGNKRGLLLAAVDHYVDQRHQALEGCFQEVSLGQGLRNYLDGMLAELLCCDQLSCLLTKTLQELAENDEEIAAKLCQLLTGLEDRVVQAMERGLERGELPADAQVESLARFFLVGVYGLRTYAHTHPGEAALRDCAERLLASLPLKA; encoded by the coding sequence GTGCGCACCGCCAGCTTCGATCGCGATCAGGTCCTGACCCAGGCCATGCAGGCCTTCCGGCTCAAGGGCTTCAACGCCACCACCATGGCCGACATCACCAGGGCCACCGGCCTGCATCCGGGCAGCCTGTACGGTGCCTTCGGCAACAAGCGGGGCCTGCTGCTGGCGGCCGTGGATCACTATGTGGACCAGCGCCACCAGGCCCTGGAAGGCTGTTTCCAGGAGGTATCCCTGGGCCAGGGCCTGCGCAACTACCTGGACGGCATGCTGGCCGAACTGCTGTGCTGTGATCAGCTGTCCTGCCTGCTCACCAAGACCCTGCAGGAGCTGGCGGAGAACGACGAGGAGATCGCCGCCAAGCTGTGCCAGCTGCTCACCGGCCTGGAGGACAGGGTGGTCCAGGCCATGGAAAGGGGCCTTGAGCGGGGCGAGCTGCCGGCGGATGCCCAGGTGGAGTCCCTGGCCCGCTTCTTCCTGGTCGGTGTCTACGGCCTGCGCACCTATGCCCACACCCATCCCGGCGAGGCGGCGCTGCGGGACTGCGCCGAGCGCCTGCTGGCCAGCCTGCCGCTTAAGGCTTGA